One genomic segment of Cellulophaga sp. HaHaR_3_176 includes these proteins:
- a CDS encoding mechanosensitive ion channel family protein — protein sequence MEKLTNYQEHMDNAINWIWKALPNLILAIVIFFIGLWLIKFINRLVRKFFLKHDYDPSLETFLQSLISMGLKIMLFVLVITQLGVQSSSLVAIIGAAGLAIGLALQGSLANFAGGVLILLFKPFKVGDFISAQGVDGTVKEISIFTTKLTTFGNQIAIVPNGQLSNNNIINYNAQDTRRDKQTIGIGYGSNLKKAKEILLDICAKEEKILKEPAPVVYVDALADSSVNLTLRFWAENPLFWDAHFNVIEQTKLRFDEEGIEIPFPQVVQYNK from the coding sequence ATGGAGAAACTTACAAATTATCAAGAACATATGGACAATGCTATTAATTGGATTTGGAAAGCATTGCCAAACCTAATTTTAGCTATTGTGATTTTTTTTATAGGTCTGTGGCTTATTAAATTTATAAACCGATTGGTTAGAAAATTCTTTTTGAAACATGATTACGACCCTTCTTTAGAGACTTTTTTACAAAGTCTGATTAGTATGGGGCTTAAGATTATGCTTTTTGTACTTGTAATTACGCAATTAGGTGTACAATCATCATCTCTAGTAGCTATTATTGGTGCTGCGGGTTTAGCAATTGGTTTAGCATTACAAGGTTCATTAGCTAATTTTGCTGGAGGGGTTTTAATATTATTATTTAAACCATTTAAGGTTGGTGATTTTATTAGCGCACAAGGTGTTGATGGCACAGTAAAAGAAATTTCAATTTTTACTACTAAATTAACCACTTTCGGAAACCAAATTGCAATAGTACCTAACGGACAATTATCAAACAATAATATTATTAACTATAATGCTCAAGACACGAGAAGAGATAAGCAAACTATAGGTATTGGTTATGGCTCTAATCTTAAAAAAGCAAAAGAAATACTTTTAGATATTTGTGCTAAGGAAGAAAAAATTTTAAAAGAGCCCGCACCAGTAGTTTACGTTGATGCACTTGCTGATAGCTCAGTAAATTTAACTTTACGTTTTTGGGCAGAAAACCCTCTTTTTTGGGATGCCCATTTTAATGTAATTGAACAAACAAAACTTAGGTTTGATGAGGAAGGTATTGAAATACCATTCCCTCAAGTAGTACAATATAATAAATAG
- a CDS encoding dodecin family protein, whose protein sequence is MAILKVIEVLASSEKSWEDAAKKAVSQASKSVKNIRSVYINEQSASVDNGEISEYRVNVKITFEIK, encoded by the coding sequence ATGGCAATTTTAAAAGTTATTGAAGTTTTAGCTAGTTCAGAAAAAAGTTGGGAAGATGCAGCCAAAAAAGCTGTTTCTCAAGCCTCGAAAAGCGTGAAAAATATTCGATCTGTTTATATTAATGAACAAAGTGCCTCTGTAGACAATGGGGAAATCTCAGAATACAGAGTTAATGTAAAAATCACTTTCGAAATTAAATAG